From Denitrovibrio acetiphilus DSM 12809, the proteins below share one genomic window:
- a CDS encoding DMT family transporter yields the protein MKNGKLLEYTADASIILISLIWGSTFIIIKKGVDTFEPITYLFLRFMVASVFLFIITLPLMKKINRKLLKDGIILGSVLFIVFLFQTLALKLATATEVGFLTGLYVLFVPVFSALILKKYPHMFSVLGVLLSAAGMMMVTLESSIGLSTGQIFGIINALFLGLYIILIDVYSRRHHVVLLTTVQILTATVLAGVYSWLFEEQNYSAALDPYMLYTILFTGLIATVFCFFVQTAMQKHTTPTKAAIMFTLEPISSAFFSFFIGGEILNSRQYFGAALIVIAILVAEAGTAMRYSVKKLHR from the coding sequence TTGAAAAACGGAAAACTGCTCGAGTACACCGCTGACGCATCTATCATTCTCATATCTCTCATATGGGGAAGCACATTCATTATCATTAAGAAAGGTGTGGACACTTTCGAACCCATAACTTATCTCTTCCTGCGCTTTATGGTGGCATCTGTTTTCCTGTTCATCATTACACTCCCTCTGATGAAGAAGATCAACAGAAAACTGCTGAAAGACGGTATTATACTCGGCTCTGTGCTATTTATCGTTTTTCTCTTTCAGACTCTGGCTCTCAAACTTGCAACAGCTACTGAGGTTGGATTTCTTACAGGTCTTTATGTGCTTTTCGTACCCGTTTTCTCCGCACTCATACTTAAAAAATACCCGCACATGTTTTCTGTTCTTGGTGTTCTGCTCTCCGCAGCCGGAATGATGATGGTCACTCTCGAATCCAGCATAGGGCTTTCTACCGGACAGATTTTCGGTATTATAAACGCTCTTTTTCTGGGACTTTACATTATACTCATTGACGTATATTCAAGACGGCATCATGTAGTCCTGCTTACAACTGTACAGATACTGACAGCGACAGTTCTTGCGGGGGTCTACTCATGGCTTTTCGAGGAGCAGAACTATTCCGCTGCGCTTGACCCGTATATGCTGTATACAATTCTCTTCACAGGGCTGATAGCAACTGTTTTCTGCTTTTTCGTACAAACAGCAATGCAGAAGCACACAACTCCCACAAAAGCAGCAATCATGTTTACTCTGGAGCCGATATCCTCCGCTTTTTTCAGCTTCTTCATAGGGGGCGAAATTTTAAACAGCAGACAGTATTTCGGCGCTGCATTGATTGTCATTGCCATACTCGTGGCGGAAGCCGGAACAGCAATGCGTTACTCTGTAAAAAAACTACACCGTTAA